Genomic DNA from Chlorocebus sabaeus isolate Y175 chromosome 6, mChlSab1.0.hap1, whole genome shotgun sequence:
CCGACGCTGAAGACCAGCTCCCTCCCCTCCAACCCCCGCAGCTACAAGGCCTGCCTGCCCCCAAGCCTGCGCGACCTGATCCAGGGCCTGAGCTTCGTGACGCGGAGGCGTATTCGGAGGACAGTGCGCAGGGCCCTGCGCCGCGTGGCCGCCTGCCAGGCCGACCGGCACTCGCTCATGGCCAAGTACATTATGGATCTGGAGCGGCTGGATCCGGCTGGGGCCGCCGAGACCTTCCACGTGAGCCTCCCTGGGGTCCCTGGTGGCCAGGACGGGCTGGGGATGCTCCGCGTGGCTGGTGACGGAGGCATCGCCTGGACCCAGGGAGAACAGGAGGTGAGGGCGGACCCTCCGCTGGGCGGGACCAACGTGGGGTGGGGCTCGGGAGGGGCCGGAGAGTGGGCGGGGATGTGGGGCGGAGCCAAAGCGAAACAGATGGGGAAGTGGGCGAGGCTTAAGGAGGGGCGGGGCTTAGGAAGGGAGGAGACTACGGGAGTGGGAGGGGCAAACTGAGTGAAGGGTGGGGCTGAGCGACGCCGGAATGAAAATGGGAGGGGTTGAGGAGGGAGTGGGTGGGTGGGCGCTGGAATGAAGCAGGACTAAGAGAAGGAGTGAGGCTCCGAAACCTGGGAGGCTGCGAAGTGGGGCAGGGATCAAGGAGCGGGGTACCAGCAGAGAGAAGGAGGCGGGGATTGGCAGAGtgggtgggagatgtttggggaTGGGCAGGGGAGGGGTTGAGAGGTTTGGAGTTGATAGGAGGGGGCGCGGCTTGGAAGGGTTGAGTGGGAAAGGGGTAAGGAAGGGGATGGCGTGGTTTGGGGGGCTCATGGGCATGGTTTGGTGGGGTCCAGCAGGGCCCCCACTTCGGTATCCCCCTCCTTCCCAGGTCCTCCAGCCCTTCTGCGACTTTCCAGAAATCGTAGACATTAGCATCAAGCAGGCCCCGCGCGTTGGCCCGGCCGGGGAGCACCGCCTGGTCACTGTCACCAGGACAGACAACCAGATTTTGGTGGGTGCAGGatccctctcccctccagccTTACCTCGAGGGCGGGACCGGCACCCTCCGGTTGCACTGGGCTCTGACGCTTGTCCCTCGCAGGAGGCTGAGTTCCCGGGGCTGCCCGAGGCTCTGTCTTTCGTGGCGCTCGTGGACGGCTACTTCCGGCTGACCACGGACTCCCAGCACTTCTTCTGCAAGGAGGTGGCACCGCCGAGGCTGctggaggaggtggcagagcAGTGCCACGGCCCCATCACGTAAGAACCTGTCCCCCATTCGCGGCCTCTGCGGCCACGCAGGTTGTCCATGCTTCAGTGTCCTCACCTTCCAGGAGCCCTGGACAGGGATCAagtgctcaaaccacacctgccCCACAGTCAGCGCTCAGTGAAGCTGAAGTATTCCGTTTGCTGCACAGGGCGAccactactctctctctctctctgaccctAGGGCCATTTCCTGGAGATGGATAAGTCACCCATCTTCACCTACAGCCTCTTGTTTAATCTCCCAGgaagggccaggcatagtggtgcacatctgcaatcccagcactttgaggggccaaggcgagaggattgtttgaactcaggagttggagaccagtctaggcaacaagagagaccccatctctacaaaaaacaaaaacaaaaacaaaaacaaaacaaacaaacaaacaaaaaacagctggctgtggtggttgacctgtagtcccagcgactatggaggctgaggcaggaggatcacttgagcccaggagttggtggctgcagtgagctgagattgcactccagcctgggcaaccaaaccgagcaagaccctgtctctattaatacaaacaaataaacaatctcTCGGGAAGACGCGAAGACTTAcggccgaattttttttttttttttttttttgagatggagtctggctctgttgcccaggctggagtgcagtggcgcgatctcggctcactgcagcctccgcttcctgggttcacaccattctcctgcctcagcctcccacgtagctgggactacaggtgcttgccatcacacccggctaattttttgtatcattagtagacacggagtttcaccgtgttagccaggaaggtgttgatctcctgaccttgtgatccgcctgcctcagcctcccaaagtgctgggattataggcttcagCCACCACTCCCTGCCCATGGCTGATTTTATAAATGGGGGGAGAGAGTCACCTGGCAAGGATCCCAGGGCTACAGAGGTAcctgaatttgaacccaggtctctctgtcttcttctgtCTCTGACTCCTCCCTATTCCCTCTCACCTTTCCCCACAGTCTGGACTTTGCCATAAACAAGCTTAAGACTGGGGGCTCACGTCCTGGCTCCTATGTTCTCCGCCGCAGCCCCCAGGACTTTGACAGCTTCCTCCTCACTGTCTGTGTACAGGTCGGTCTACGGCTAGGGTGGGTAGTGGAGGGCtttctggaggaggtgacatttgagttgagATTTAAAAGATCAGTCAGTATTTGGTTCCTGAAGAATAGGAGGGAAAAGATACCCTCAGTGAACAGAACAGCATATTCAAAGGTCTAGAGACTGGAATGAGTTTGTGGTGCTTTAGGAGGAAGGActgagactgggcacggtggctcacgcctgtaatcccagcattttgggaggccaaggcaggcaaatcacctgaggccaggtgttcgagaccagcctggccaacatggtgaaaccccatctctactaaaaatacaaaaattagctgtgcgtgttggcacaagcctgtaatcccagctactcgggaggctgaggcaggagagtcgcttgaatctgggagatggaggttgcagtgaacagagatcatgccattgcactccagcctggggcaacagagcgagactgtctcaaaaaaaaaaaaaaaaaaaaaaaaaaaaaaaggcctgcctggcacagtggctcacacctgtaatttcagcactttgggaggccaaggcgggcggatcacgaggtcaaaagatcaaaACAATCCTGGCcagaatggtgaaaccctgtctctactaaaaatataaaacttaactgggcgtggtggcacacacctgtagtcccagctactcgggaggctgaggcaggagaatcgcttgaacccgggaggcggcagttgcagtgagccgagatcgcaccattgcactccagcctgggcgacagagccagactccgtctccaagaaaaaaaaggaagaaggactCAGAGGGAGAGTGTCGCTCACTCCCACTCAGGGTTCACTCCTCTTTTGCAGACCCCCCTTGGTCCTGATTATAAGGGTTGCCTCATTCGGCGCAGCCCCACAGGGAGCTTCTTTCTGGTTGGCCTCAGCCGATCCCACAGCAGTCTTCGAGAGCTCCTGGCAGCCTGCTGGGATGGGGGGCTGCACGTAGATGGGGTCGCAGTGaccctcacctcctgctgtatcCCCAGACCCAAAGGTGAGCCCCCTCCTCCCCTGAAATGAGTGGCTGATCTGGGACCCTGGCTTTCTATGTCTGTGACAACTCCTGTGTGGGTGGCAAGTGGCAGAAACTGCAGATCAAGGTGGGTTAGGGAAGAAAAGGTGATTTATTGGCTCAGGAAGTTAGAGATATATAACCTTTAGGTCTGGCTTGATCTAGGCACAGCTAGATGTAAGCCATGTCACCTGCACCtagtctctctccatctctcagcTCTGGGTGCATTTCACTCTTCAACAAACCCCTCTGATGGGACAACTCTGAGATGTGAGTTCTTCAGAGTCTCCAGAATCCCTAATAGAACCGAGCCCTGGTTGTCCACAGTGCCACTTGCTCATTAAAGCGCCCTGCAgggctccttccttccttgtctctcATCCCAAATCCCTGTGAGGGCTTTCTGGATCTCCTTTCAAGTAAACCATATGccagccaggcgcgatggctcacgtctgtaatcccagcactttgaggggctgaggcagacggatcacttgaggtcaggagtttgagaccagcatggccaacatggtgaaactccatctctactaaaaatacaaaaattagccgggtgtggtggcacacacctgtagtcccagctactcgggaggctgaggcaggagaatcacttgaacccgggagacggaggttgcagtgagctgagatctcaccactgcccccctagcctgggtgacagagtgagactccgtctcaacaacagcagcaacaacaaaacaaaaacaacaacaacagaaaaccatgTGCCCTGGAGTCTTCATCAAGGGCAGCTTCTAGAGGTACCCCAAACTAAGGCATGAGTTAGCTAACCCTTGGGGACTTTTCACCACTGATTTCTGGTTTTTGTCCCTCATCCTCTCCCCATAGAAAAGTCCAACTTGATCGTGGTCCAGAGAGGTCGCAGCCCACCCACGTCCTCCCTGGTTCAGCCCCAATCCCAATGCCAGCTGAGTCAGATGATATTTCACAAGATCCCCGCTGACAGCCTAGAGTGGGTAAGGGGCCCTGGGAAATGGGGCGATACCTCAGTCTATGGACCAGAGACTCAGATGTGTGGCCGCAGGCACATGCTATAACTTTGCCTTGCTtcggttttcccatctgtaaaatgaggctagcAGCTATGTATCACTTGGGCTGGGATCCTGCAGGAACCCCCTCACTGGCCCCTTCTGCTGTCCCCTCACCATTCAGCATGAGAACCTGGGCCATGGGTCCTTCACCAAGATTTACCGGGGCTGTCGTCACGAGGCGGTGGATGGGGAGTCCCGAAAGACAGAGGTGCTGCTAAAAGTGATGGATGCTAAGCACAAGAACTGCATGGAGGTGAGAGTGGTGGGGACCAGACTTTTGGAGTCAGGGCTGGCTGGAGAGGGGGTCGTGGatatagagaaatttaaaaacacacaggggcctgggcgtggtggctcatgcctgtaatcccagcactttgggaggctgaggcaagaggatggtttgaagccaggagttcaagaacagcctaggcaacctaGCGACATCTCATCTTTAcaaattttaggccgggcacagtggcttatgcctataatcccagcactttgggagggtgaggtgggcagaccatctGAGGTCgcgagttggagaccagcctgaccaacatggagaaaccccgtctctactaaaaatacaaaatcagccaagcatggtggtgcatgcctgtaatcccagctactcgggaggctgaggcaggagaatcgcttgagcctgggaagtggaggttgcactgagcgaagatcgcgccactgcactccagtctgggtgacagagggagactccatctcaaaaaaaaaaaaaaaagagagaaaaggtagATGATAGTGGGAACTTCCATCCTGTATCAGAAAATCATGGTAGTGCTGTGTGCACCAATGACAGACTCCAGGGCCAAAGGCGAACTGTGGCCAGATGTTCACCTAAGGCAGGTTTGTGAGCCCAAAATTTGGGATTGTTGGCATGGAAGGAACCCACGtatcttctctcccttcccaccttccgCAGTCATTCCTGGAAGCAGCGAGCTTGATGAGCCAAGTGTCGTACCGGCATCTCGTGCTGCTCCACGGCGTGTGCATGGCTGGAGACAGTGAGAGCCCctcaccctcccaccccacccctgcctcacCCAAGTCCAGGCTGTTTTTCCCGCCTCTGTTCTGAGCCTCTATATGACAGCACCGGCAACACACTGGGCCTCCGTGGATGGGGGCCGTGTTCGAAACCCTTTATTTATGTCTCTTCATCATCACTGCTTGGAAAGTGGCTCCAGGTTCCCACCCATACTCAGCCCCAGAATGATCTGAAGTCAGACAAATCGGGCTTTCTAATCTCTGCAGCTTTGCACGGGTCAcataacctttctgagccttggtttcatCGTTTGGGAGTCCAGGATGGGCCAAGAGCTGGGGACAGAGGCTAGAATGTGACAGGCAGGGCGTGATGAGGGGCGAGGAGGGCAGCATGGGGCACTGTGGATGATCAGAGAGGCTGCGGGGCCAGCCTGGGGGTCAGGCAATGCTTGTGGGTAGACAGAGATGCATTCTAACCTGGAAAGATAAGGACAAGTGTGAATTAGTAAAGGAAGAGGGGTGTTCTAGGCAGAGGACACAGAACATGCAAAGGGTTAGAAGTAAGAtacaaaggctgggcatggtggctcacgcctgtaattgaaaagccgaggcgggtggatcacctgagatcgggagttcaagaccagcctggtcaacatggcaagaccctgtctctactaaacatacaaaatcagctgggtgtggtggcgggcgcctgtagttccagctacttgggaggctgaggcaggaggataggttgaatccgggaggcggaggttgtagtaagccgagatcacgccactgcactccagcctgggcaacagagtgagactctgtgaaagaaagagaaagaaagaaaagaaagagaaagaaaagaaaagaaagagagagagagagaaagagaaagaaagaaagagagagagagagagagagagagagagagagaaagaaaagaaaagaaaagaaaagaaaagaaaagaaaagaaaagaaaagaaaagaaaagaaaagagagatacaGATACAGAGAGGGCTCAGCACCTTCCAGGCATTCCAGACAAATCATTCAGaaatggaggtgggaggagaggtgAGTACAGTATGAACAGAGGTAGCAGAGGAGGGAACAGAGATGAGAGTTTGAGAGACCCTGAGAGCCAGGGTGTTGGCAGAACCTGCTCAACACACCCAATCCTGCCTCTCCCTGCTGCCAACCAGGCACCATGGTGCAAGAATTTGTACACCTGGGGGCGATAGACACGTATCTGCGAAAACGTGGCCACCTGGTGCCAGCCAGCTGGAAGCTGCAGGTGGTCAAACAGCTGGCCTACGCCCTCAACTATCTGGTGAGTGCTCCTCTGTCTGCTCCACCCTCCATTCCCAGGAAAGGCTTTCTCTGGGTGGAACAGGAATTGAGAGTGGGCTCTGTAGTATGCATAGGAGTTTGGTAAATGTTCAAGGGGAGGGCATTTTAGGTTGAGGTTGTGAGAACACTAGAAGACAACAAGTCATTCATGGATGTCAGGGGCTATAGTGAATgataaggctgggcatggagaAAGACTTCCTAGAAGAAGGAAcattggagatggggccttgaAGGTTGAGTAGAAGTTCatcaagagaagaaaggaaggcaggcacGTCAGGCTGTGGGAACAACCTAGGCAAAGGCCTGCAGGCTAGATAGTGTGTTGCATCCCCTGGGGTCTATCAGGCAGTTCTGTTGGCAGGAGACCAGGGTGCAAGTGTGGAAGGGAAGTCCATTGGAAGCTTGAGCAAGGGCCTTGAATGCCAGGTTGAGAAGCTTCACTTTGTGTCAAAGGCACTGGGGAGTCACAGGATGGGGTGGTGTTTGAGAAGGGGAGGGACATAGCCAGGTCAGTGTAGGGGGTGAACTAGAGGGGCAAGACAGGATGTCAAGAGTCAGGGATGATGCTAGAACATGTCCCTGCTCCAGATGGGAAAAGCCCATCTGAGCAGTACCAAATGGGCTTTGAAGGATGTATAGGAGTTTGCCAAACAGACTCTTCATTCATTAAACCCTCCCTGGCATTTCCCTATGCCTGGCCCCCTTAGGAGGACAAAGGCCTCCCCCATGGCAATGTCTCCGCCCGGAAGGTGCTCCTGGCTCGGGAGGGCACTGATGGGAGCCCGCCCTTCATCAAGCTAAGTGACCCTGGGGTCAGCCCCGCTGTGTTAAGCCTGGAGAGTAAGttcctggaggtggaggagggaggggctgaACAGGGTAAGGAAGTGGATGCCTGATCCCACTTCCATTCCCTCAGTGCTCACCGACAGGATCCCCTGGGTGGCTCCCGAGTGTCTTCGGAAGGCCCAGACACTTAGCTTGGAAGCTGACAAGTGGGGCTTCGGTGCCACGGTCTGGGAGGTGTTTAGTGGCGTCACCATGCCCATCAGCGCCCTGGATCCTGCTAAGGTCAGAGTCCCTCACCTGGCATCGGTCTCCGAGCCCCTACTTTGACAGAAGGGTAGACTGATATCTAGTTTGGGGAGATTGGGGTGCATCTGGTGTGTTGGGAATTACCAACTCCTCCTCTCACCCTCAGAAACTCCAATTTTATGAGGACCGGCAGCAGCTGCCAGCCCCCAAGTGGACAGAGCTGGCCCTGCTGATTCAACAGTGCATGGCCTATGAGCCAGTCCAGAGGCCCTCCTTCCGAGCCGTCATTCGTGACCTCAACAGCCTCATCTCTTCAGGTGCCCGCTGGGCCGGGTTGGGTGGGAAGGTGATGTCATATTAGGCCCAGGAGAAGGAGTGTGGTTTGCAGCAGGTCACACCTTGTGTGTCTGGCAAGGTTGGAGGGGCTGGTGACTGTGACAGTCAGTGTGAGCTTcaatggctgctgtaacaaacagtCCCCTCAGTTCAAGTTTCAACATGATGATatcttatgtatgtatgtatttatttatttttgagacggagtcttgctctgttgcccaggctggagtgcagtggcacaatctcggctcactgcaacctctgcctccttgaacctctggttcaagggattctcctgcctcagactcccaagtagctgggattacaggtgcatgccaccatgcccagctaatttttgtatttttggcagatgtggggtttcaccatattggtcaggctggtctcgaactcctgacctcaagtgatcctcccgcctcggcctcccaaagtgctaggattacaggcatgaaccaccatacctggtccatttcattcttttaaaaaaatgtttggctgggtgcagtggttcatgcctgtagttccagctataggtaggtgtatcacttgagcccaggagttccagaccagcctgggcaacatggcaaaactccctctctcaaaaaaaaaaaaaaaatcatttagccaggcatggtgatgcatgcctgtatgcatttttattttattttattttatatttttgagacaccatcttcctctgtcacctaggctggagtgcagtggtacgatcttggctcactgcaacctccctggttcaagcaattcttgtgcctcagactcctaagtagctaggattataggggtGTGCCACCAAATAtggctacatttttgtattttttagtgaagacagggttttgacatgttggccgagctagtctcaaactcccagtctcaaaaagatccatccacctcagcctccagtattgggattacaggcgtgagccaccacacctggctggatttttttttttttgtgatggggtcttgctatgttccccaggctggtcttgaattaccAGCTCAAACAATcatcctgccttagtctcccaagtagctgggattacaggcacacacaaccatgcctAGTGTGATATTTAATCTTCATTCGATGAGGGTGTCCAGGCCCACAGGAACCTCTCACCTTGTGGCTGCACTCACCTCTGGTGTTGGGTCTCTGTTGGATCCTTTGCGGATAAAAGAGAGAGTGTGGAGGGCCCCATACTAGGTTTCCATGGGCCAGGACTGGAGGGGCACCCGGCATATCTTGTCCATTAGCCTGAGCTCAGTCATGTggccacatttctttcttttctttttttttttttttgagacggggtcttgctctgtcacccaggctggagtgcagtggtgcgatctccactcactgcaagctccgcctcccgggttcacaccattctcctgcctcagcctcccgagtagctgggactacaggcgcccgccaccgtgcccggctaatttttgtattttcagtagagcagggtttcaccgtgttagccagggtggtctcgatctcctgacctcgtgatccgcccctctcagcctcccaaagtgctgggattacaggcgtgagccaccgtgcctggccatggccACATTTCATAGCAGTGGAACTGGGGAAATGAGTTCTCATTATATCCTCCATCTTTGTAGCCATGTGGAGTTGCACAGGGTGTGCACTGCACAAGGAGGCTTCCTTTGCCTGGGATGGAGTGGGAGACAACTTTTTCCAGTCTCCACAAGGTACCCTTTGGCTTGCAATGGCCCTGCCATAATGCACAGAGAGGGTCAATATGCAGATGGAGGTTGCACAGCAAGTCAACTCAGGAGTGGGGCCCAGGATGAGAGGCCCTGCTTACCACTGCCCATGCCCCCACCCCAGACTATGAGCTCCTCTCAGACCCCACACCTGGTGCCCTGGCACCTCGTGATGGGCTGTGGAATGGTGCCCAGCTCTATGCCTGCCAAGACCCCACGATCTTCGAGGAGAGACACCTCAAGTACATCTCACAGCTGGGCAAGGTAAGGTGGGCAGGGCCAGGATGGGTTGGAGAGGGCAGAGCAGCATCTAGATGCCTGGACACCAGTCCTGCTGTCCCCCAGGGCAACTTTGGCAGTGTGGAGCTGTGCCGCTATGACCCGCTAGGCGACAACACAGGTGCCCTGGTGGCCGTGAAACAGCTGCAGCACAGCGGGCCAGACCAGCAGAGGGATTTCCAGCGGGAGATTCAGATCCTCAAAGCACTGCACAGTGATTTCATTGTCAAGTATCGTGGTGTCAGCTACGGCCCGGGTGAGCCAGGTCCCGGATGAGTGAACTGAGACATATGGGTGCTTTTCAAAGTGCACATTCTTACCTTCCTGCCAGGCCACTTTAGGTAGGCTGGGAATGTGATTATTGATTGATCCAGATTCCCATGGGTTAcaggtttgaatcctgactctaccCCTTAACAGTTGTGCaatcttaacttctctgagcctcagtttctctagcTGAAAAATGGGTCATTGTGATatttactttgttgttgttgtttgtttgttttttgagacggagtctcgctctgtcacccaggctggaatgcagtggctcaatctcggcttactgcaacctctgcttcccaggttcaagtgattctcctgcctcagcctcccgagtagctgggattacaggagcgtgccactgcacccagctaatttttatgtttttagtggagatgggttttcaccatgttggccaggctggtcttgatctcctgacctcaagtgaggcttccaaagtgctgagattacaggcgtgagccactacgcctggccgtGATATATAAACACATCAATGTATGTTGTAGAAAGTACTCAAGAGATATTAGCCATGTGTAATTGTCGCGGTTCCCATATTACAGTCAGCAAAACTGAGGGCGAGAGGGACACAAGGTCCCACTGTGAAACGGGGGAAGAATGAGGGGAGGAGCACAGCTGGGCCCTGCTGTGACAGCTCCTGCCTTCTCCAGGCCGCCAGAGCCTGCGGCTGGTCATGGAGTACCTGCCCAGCGGCTGCTTGCGCGACTTCCTGCAGCGGCACCGCGCGCGCCTCGATGCCAGCCGCCTCCTGCTCTACTCCTCGCAGATCTGCAAGGTGCGAGGGGGCGCTCCGGGACTTGTGGGGATTCAGCTGGCTCGGCCTGGGCAGGGGTCTGCGTGGAGGTCGCGGTGAAGGCTGAGGAGTGAAGTTTGGGGTCCAGGTCTCGGGGGTGGTGGGGTTGGCTTAGGGCTCAGGATCAGAACTTCAGTGAAGGATGACTCGAGGGTAGGGTTAGAGTTGGGGTCTGGGTTAGGGTTAGAATCCAGGTCAGGCTTGGGGTGCCTGCCGGATTATCCTGGGATCCTCTCTGCACGCTCACACCGCCCGCCCACAGGGCATGGAGTACCTGGGTTCCCGCCGCTGCGTGCACCGCGACCTGGCCGCCCGAAACATCCTGGTGGAGAGCGAGGCACACGTCAAGATCGCTGACTTCGGCCTAGCTAAGCTGCTGCCGCTTGACAAAGACTACTACGTGGTCCGCGAGCCGGGCCAGAGCCCCATTTTCTGGTGGGGAACCCGCGCCCAGACTCCGCCCCTACCCCTCACGGCTCTGGCTCCTCCCCCAGCCATGGCCCCGCCCCCTGCCTCTGCTTTGTTCCCCAGCCTTAGCCCCGCCCTTCCTCCGCTCCCGCTTTGGCCACTCCCACTCCCCAGAGCCCCGCCCCCTCAACAGCACTGGCTCCTCCGTCTCCTGCTGCCCTGCTGTCAGCTGCCCCCAGCCTTAGCCCCGCCCTTCTCTCAGCTCTCGCCCTGCCCAAACTTAAGAGCCCCACCCCTCCAACACCCTGGCTCCGCCCCTCAGTGCTGGCCCCTCTTAGTTCCGCCCTTCCCCCAGTTCtggcccctccccctccctcggCTCTGGCTCCGCCCAATCTCCGCCCCTCCACgctggccccgcccctccccttGGCTCTTCTCAGGCACCTCCCAGGGCTGGAGAATCCGCCCATCCCACAGCCAGGGAAACCGAGACCTGGGGACGGGACTGACCGGCACACAGTCCCCACCTACCCTGACCAGTTCCCCATTCCAAGGCTGCCCCCCTCTTCCTGTCTTTTCTCCACCCTCGCATCTCAAGACCTCCCTGTCCCCTCTCCAGGTATGCCCCCGAATCCCTCTCGGACAACATCTTCTCTCGCCAGTCAGACGTCTGGAGCTTCGGGGTCGTCCTGTACGAGCTCTTCACCTACTGCGACAAAAGCTGCAGCCCCTCGGCCGTGAGTCGGCTCCCGTGGGCCCCAGCCTCCTTCTCCCTCCACGCCCCTCGTGGCCAGTCTCCAACCTGTCTGCGCCTGCGTCCCTCTTTAGCATGGGGTCACCTAGTCCCAGCATCATAGGCCTCAGTGGGGAGGA
This window encodes:
- the JAK3 gene encoding tyrosine-protein kinase JAK3 isoform X2, whose product is MAPPSEETPLIPQRSCSLLSTEAGALHVLLPARGPGPPQRLSFSFGDHLAEDLCVQAAKASGILPVYHSLFALATEDLSYWFPPSHIFSVEDASTQVLLYRIRFYFPNWFGLDKCHRFGLRKDLASAILDLPVLEHLFAQHRSDLVSGRLPVGLSLKEQGECLSLAVLDLARMAREQAQRPGELLKTVSYKACLPPSLRDLIQGLSFVTRRRIRRTVRRALRRVAACQADRHSLMAKYIMDLERLDPAGAAETFHVSLPGVPGGQDGLGMLRVAGDGGIAWTQGEQEVLQPFCDFPEIVDISIKQAPRVGPAGEHRLVTVTRTDNQILEAEFPGLPEALSFVALVDGYFRLTTDSQHFFCKEVAPPRLLEEVAEQCHGPITLDFAINKLKTGGSRPGSYVLRRSPQDFDSFLLTVCVQTPLGPDYKGCLIRRSPTGSFFLVGLSRSHSSLRELLAACWDGGLHVDGVAVTLTSCCIPRPKEKSNLIVVQRGRSPPTSSLVQPQSQCQLSQMIFHKIPADSLEWHENLGHGSFTKIYRGCRHEAVDGESRKTEVLLKVMDAKHKNCMESFLEAASLMSQVSYRHLVLLHGVCMAGDSTMVQEFVHLGAIDTYLRKRGHLVPASWKLQVVKQLAYALNYLEDKGLPHGNVSARKVLLAREGTDGSPPFIKLSDPGVSPAVLSLEMLTDRIPWVAPECLRKAQTLSLEADKWGFGATVWEVFSGVTMPISALDPAKKLQFYEDRQQLPAPKWTELALLIQQCMAYEPVQRPSFRAVIRDLNSLISSDYELLSDPTPGALAPRDGLWNGAQLYACQDPTIFEERHLKYISQLGKGNFGSVELCRYDPLGDNTGALVAVKQLQHSGPDQQRDFQREIQILKALHSDFIVKYRGVSYGPGRQSLRLVMEYLPSGCLRDFLQRHRARLDASRLLLYSSQICKGMEYLGSRRCVHRDLAARNILVESEAHVKIADFGLAKLLPLDKDYYVVREPGQSPIFWYAPESLSDNIFSRQSDVWSFGVVLYELFTYCDKSCSPSAEFLRMMGCERDVPALCRLLELLEEGQRLPAPPACPAEVHELMKRCWAPSPQDRPSFSTLGPQLDMLWSGSRGCETHAFTAHPEGKPHSLSFL
- the JAK3 gene encoding tyrosine-protein kinase JAK3 isoform X1, which gives rise to MTVAQETKGPTQEGAEWDFPLAASRLCSPFEGPGSLPARQVALMAPPSEETPLIPQRSCSLLSTEAGALHVLLPARGPGPPQRLSFSFGDHLAEDLCVQAAKASGILPVYHSLFALATEDLSYWFPPSHIFSVEDASTQVLLYRIRFYFPNWFGLDKCHRFGLRKDLASAILDLPVLEHLFAQHRSDLVSGRLPVGLSLKEQGECLSLAVLDLARMAREQAQRPGELLKTVSYKACLPPSLRDLIQGLSFVTRRRIRRTVRRALRRVAACQADRHSLMAKYIMDLERLDPAGAAETFHVSLPGVPGGQDGLGMLRVAGDGGIAWTQGEQEVLQPFCDFPEIVDISIKQAPRVGPAGEHRLVTVTRTDNQILEAEFPGLPEALSFVALVDGYFRLTTDSQHFFCKEVAPPRLLEEVAEQCHGPITLDFAINKLKTGGSRPGSYVLRRSPQDFDSFLLTVCVQTPLGPDYKGCLIRRSPTGSFFLVGLSRSHSSLRELLAACWDGGLHVDGVAVTLTSCCIPRPKEKSNLIVVQRGRSPPTSSLVQPQSQCQLSQMIFHKIPADSLEWHENLGHGSFTKIYRGCRHEAVDGESRKTEVLLKVMDAKHKNCMESFLEAASLMSQVSYRHLVLLHGVCMAGDSTMVQEFVHLGAIDTYLRKRGHLVPASWKLQVVKQLAYALNYLEDKGLPHGNVSARKVLLAREGTDGSPPFIKLSDPGVSPAVLSLEMLTDRIPWVAPECLRKAQTLSLEADKWGFGATVWEVFSGVTMPISALDPAKKLQFYEDRQQLPAPKWTELALLIQQCMAYEPVQRPSFRAVIRDLNSLISSDYELLSDPTPGALAPRDGLWNGAQLYACQDPTIFEERHLKYISQLGKGNFGSVELCRYDPLGDNTGALVAVKQLQHSGPDQQRDFQREIQILKALHSDFIVKYRGVSYGPGRQSLRLVMEYLPSGCLRDFLQRHRARLDASRLLLYSSQICKGMEYLGSRRCVHRDLAARNILVESEAHVKIADFGLAKLLPLDKDYYVVREPGQSPIFWYAPESLSDNIFSRQSDVWSFGVVLYELFTYCDKSCSPSAEFLRMMGCERDVPALCRLLELLEEGQRLPAPPACPAEVHELMKRCWAPSPQDRPSFSTLGPQLDMLWSGSRGCETHAFTAHPEGKPHSLSFL